Proteins encoded together in one Perognathus longimembris pacificus isolate PPM17 chromosome 8, ASM2315922v1, whole genome shotgun sequence window:
- the Iah1 gene encoding isoamyl acetate-hydrolyzing esterase 1 homolog, which produces MALPGAAAGGGRPLRWPRVLLFGDSITQFSFQPGGWGAALADRLVRRCDVVNRGLSGYNSRWAALVLPRLLGDGACAPAAATIFFGANDSALPEENPKQHVPLAEYAANLAAMVRALQAAGVPAARVVLVTPPPLWEPAWEAECAAQGHRLNRRNSTVGEYARACVRVARACGTDVLDLWTLMQKDGEDFATYLSDGLHLSPKGNAFLFSHLWPLIEKKVSALPLLLPYWKEVEETRPELSLLGDGDHQ; this is translated from the exons ATGGCGCTGCCCGGGGCGGCGGCCGGCGGCGGGCGTCCGCTGCGGTGGCCTCGCGTGCTGCTCTTCGGTGACTCCATCACCCAG TTCTCCTTCCAGCCGGGCGGATGGGGCGCGGCCCTGGCCGACAGACTGGTCAG GAGGTGCGACGTGGTGAACCGCGGGCTCTCGGGGTACAACAGCAGGTGGGCCGCCCTCGTCCTGCCCCGGCTGCTGGGGGACGGCGCCTGCGCGCCCGCGGCCGCCACCATCTTCTTCGGCGCCAATGACAGCGCGCTGCCAG AGGAGAACCCCAAGCAGCACGTGCCGCTGGCCGAGTACGCCGCCAACCTGGCGGCCATGGTGCGCGCCCTGCAGGCGGCCGGCGTGCCCGCCGCGCGCGTGGTGCTGGTGACGCCGCCCCCGCTGTGGGAGCCCGCGTGGGAGGCCGAGTGCGCCGCCCAGG GGCACAGGCTAAACCGCCGCAACTCCACGGTGGGCGAGTACGCCCGCGCCTGCGTGCGCGTGGCCCGCGCCTGCGGCACCGACGTCCTGGACCTGTGGACGCTGATGCAGAAGGACGGCGAG GACTTCGCCACCTACTTGTCGGATGGACTACACCTGTCACCCAAGGGGAACGCGTTTCTGTTCTCACACCTGTGGCCTCTGATAGAGAAGAAGGTGTCTGCTCTGCCCTTGCTGCTGCCCTACtggaaggaagtggaagagaCAAGGCCTGAGCTGAGTCTGCTGGGAGACGGGGACCACCAGTGA